In a genomic window of Caloenas nicobarica isolate bCalNic1 chromosome 1, bCalNic1.hap1, whole genome shotgun sequence:
- the LMOD2 gene encoding leiomodin-2, whose product MSTFGYRRELSKYEDIDEDELLASLTEEELKELERELEDIEPDRNLPVGQRQKSLTEKTPTGTFSREALMAYWERETKKLLEKERLGACDKDSEQGDNNSEDIQEEYFTESNSEVSEEACTEEDDEEEEEENEEEDEDDSDDEDEEKENAAAGERSEDGRSSDHIRHKKSSGAKDNENLLNGHDGKDTDNLSLKSSAIHPCGNPTVIEDALEKVRSNDPDTTEVNLNNIENITSQMLIHFAQALRDNTVVKSFSLANTHADDNVAIAIAGMLKVNQHITSLNIESNFITGKGVLAIMRALQSNKVLTELRFHNQRHIMGSQVEMDIVKLLKENTTLVKLGYHFDLAGPRISMTSILTRNMDKQRQKRMQEQRQQESGCDGVTNPKTKALQKGTPRSSPYVSPKSSPWSSPKLPKKAPPVKSQPPAPAPPPPPPPPPPPPPPPPPIIPEKKAPTRNIAEVIKQQESSKKALQNGQKKKKGKKSKKHENSILKEIKDSLKSVSDRKSEEGSRPSTRPSTPQRSLHDNLMEAIRASSIKQLRRVEVPEALR is encoded by the exons ATGTCTACCTTTGGCTACAGAAGAGAGCTCAGTAAATATGAAGACATTGATGAAGATGAGCTCCTGGCTTCTCTCACTGAAGaggagctgaaggagctggagcggGAGCTGGAGGACATAGAGCCCGACCGAAACCTTCCGGTGGGACAACGGCAGAAGAGCCTGACGGAGAAAACACCGACAGGGACCTTCAGCCGGGAAGCACTGATGGCCTATTGGGAGAGGGAGACCAAGAAACTcttagaaaaagagagattgGGTGCGTGCGACAAG GACTCTGAGCAAGGAGACAACAATTCAGAAGATATTCAAGAagaatatttcacagaaagcaATAGTGAAGTGTCTGAGGAGGCGTGTACTGAGGAGgatgatgaagaagaagaagaagaaaatgaggaggaagatgaagatgacAGCGATGACgaggatgaggaaaaggaaaatgctgcagctgGTGAAAGATCTGAGGATGGCAGGAGTTCTGACCACATCAGACACAAAAAGAGCAGTGGTGCAAAGGACAATGAAAACTTACTCAATGGCCATGATGGAAAAGACACCGACAATCTGAGCTTAAAAAGCAGTGCCATCCACCCTTGTGGAAATCCTACAGTTATTGAGGATGCTTTGGAAAAAGTTAGGAGCAATGACCCTGACACCACAGAGGTTAATTTGAACAACATTGAAAACATCACTTCACAGATGCTTATACATTTTGCTCAAGCCCTGAGGGACAACACGGTGGTTAAGTCATTCAGCTTGGCTAACACGCACGCTGATGATAATGTTGCAATAGCTATTGCTGGTATGCTAAAGGTAAATCAGCACATAACTAGTCTGAATATTGAGTCAAATTTTATCACAGGCAAAGGAGTGCTGGCCATCATGAGAGCTTTGCAGAGCAACAAGGTTCTAACAGAACTGCGGTTCCACAATCAAAGGCACATCATGGGCAGCCAGGTGGAAATGGACATAGTTAAACTGTTGAAAGAGAACACCACTCTGGTCAAGCTTGGCTATCACTTTGACCTTGCTGGCCCAAGAATAAGCATGACAAGTATTCTGACAAGAAACATGGATAAACAAAGGCAAAAGCGCATGCAGGAGCAGCGACAACAAGAGTCTGGTTGTGATGGAGTCACCAATCCAAAGACCAAAGCCTTGCAGAAAGGGACGCCTCGGTCCTCACCTTATGTGTCACCTAAGAGCTCACCTTGGTCCTCTCCAAAGCTCCCTAAGAAAGCACCACCAGTGAAAAGTCAacctccagctcctgcacccccacctccgcccccacccccgcccccgcctcctccgcctcctcccCCAATTATTCCAGAGAAGAAGGCACCAACCAGGAATATAGCCGAAGTCATCAAACAGCAGGAAAGCTCAAAAAAAGCCTTACAGAatggacagaaaaagaaaaaaggcaaaaaaagcaaaaaacatgaGAACAGCAtattgaaagaaattaaagattCTCTCAAATCAGTGTCTGACAGAAAATCAGAGGAAGGTTCACGACCCTCCACCCGTCCCTCCACTCCACAAAGGTCTCTCCACGATAACCTTATGGAAGCAATTCGGGCAAGCAGCATAAAGCAGTTAAGGCGG GTGGAGGTGCCAGAAGCCCTTCGGTGA
- the ASB15 gene encoding ankyrin repeat and SOCS box protein 15 isoform X1, protein MMDEREDLVEDLLTEYAIQLSIQESNGAKAPTSSSYNDSFLPPSEENRKIVTAIKQGQVFELQELVKQKYALDEADERGWFPLHEAAAQPIQQILEIILDASYKTMWEYKTSDGETPLTLAAKAGFVENVRTLLEKGVWPNTTNDKGETPLLIAVKRGSFEMASILIKHNCSIHQPCVKRWSAMHEAAKQGRKDLVALLLKNGGNVNLKDGYGVTPLGVAAEYGHCEVLEHLIHKGGDVQAVADDGSSILFDAAGGGNPDCIALLLEYGGSGNVPNRAGLLPIHKAAFEGHYLALKYLIPVTSQTAIQKSGLSPVHSAADGQNSQCLELLIENGFDVNTLLAEHMSDSYDDERKTALYFAVSNNDILCTEILLKAGANPNKDPLNCLLVAVRAGNHEIVRLLLSYGANVNCYFMLVNDTHFPSAIQYALNDEVMLRLLLNHGYNVEMCFDCMHQDIFGNSFVWSTPEEDILPGWTSSVIKDNPFCDFIAVPWLKHLAGKVVRVFIDYMDYVPLCTKIKLVLETQKEWTEIRQILDNPRPLKHLCRLKIRKLLGLKRLQNLSSVKKFPLPPVLKNYILYKEYDLYGEGIHLE, encoded by the exons ATGATGGATGAAAGGGAAGATTTGGTTGAAGATCTGCTCACTGAGTATGCCATACAGCTTAGCATTCAAGAATCAAATGGAGCCAAAGCACCAACATCTTCCAGCTATAATGACAG TTTTCTGCCACCTAGTGAGGAAAATAGGAAAATTGTAACAGCCATAAAGCAAG gtCAAGTATTTGAGCTCCAAGAACTTGTGAAACAGAAGTATGCTTTGGATGAAGCTGATGAAAGAGGGTGGTTTCCACTGCATGAGGCTGCAGCTCAGCCAATTCAGCAAATACTTGAAATCATTTTAGATG CATCTTATAAAACAATGTGGGAATACAAAACATCTGATGGAGAAACACCATTAACTTTGGCAGCAAAAGCTGGCTTTGTGGAAAATGTACGAACGTTACTGGAAAAGGGTGTTTGGCCCAATACCACAAATGATAAAGGAGAAACTCCACTTCTTATTG CTGTAAAAAGGGGCTCTTTTGAAATGGCATCCATTCTGATTAAACATAACTGTAGTATCCACCAGCCGTGCGTAAAACGTTGGTCAGCAATGCATGAAGCTGCAAAACAGGGACGCAAGGACCTTGTTGCTCTTCTTCTGAAGAATGGTGGAAATGTGAACCTTAAGGATGGATATGGAGTAACACCATTAGGTGTTGCTGCTGAGTATGGCCACTGTGAAGTGCTGGAGCATCTTATTCATAAAG GTGGAGATGTCCAGGCTGTAGCAGATGATGGTTCATCAATACTGTTTGATGCAGCCGGAGGAGGTAATCCAGACTGCATTGCCCTTCTCTTGGAATATGGAGGAAGCGGCAACGTGCCTAACAGGGCAGGACTGCTTCCCATACACAAAGCAGCTTTTGAGGGGCATTACCT ggCTCTGAAGTATCTCATTCCGGTCACATCCCAAACTGCAATCCAGAAAAGTGGGTTAAGCCCTGTTCACTCAGCAGCAGATGGCCAGAATTCACAGTGTCTAGAGCTCCTCATTGAAAATGGTTTTGATGTCAATACTCTCTTGGCTGAACACATGTCAGATAGTTACGATGACGAAAGGAAAACTGCACTTTATTTTGCTGTCTCTAACAATGACATTCTTTGTACCGAGATATTGCTCAAAGCAGGGGCAAATCCGAACAAGGATCCTTTAAACTGCCTCCTTGTGGCAGTGAGAGCTGGCAACCATGAAATTGTAAGGCTGCTCCTGTCCTACGGAGCAAATGTCAATTGCTACTTTATGTTGGTTAATGACACGCATTTCCCCAGTGCCATTCAGTACGCTTTGAATGACGAGGTGATGCTGAGGCTGTTGCTCAATCACGGATATAATGTGGAGATGTGTTTTGACTGTATGCATCAAGATATCTTTGGAAATTCTTTTGTGTGGTCAACTCCAGAGGAAGATATTCTCCCTGGGTGGACTTCTTCTGTAATAAAGGACAATCCA ttctGTGACTTTATTGCTGTTCCTTGGTTGAAACATTTGGCAGGAAAAGTGGTTCGTGTTTTTATAGATTACATGGATTATGTTCCTCTATGCACAAAAATTAAGCTTGTCTTAGAGACACAGAAAGAATGGACAGAGATACGTCAGATATTGG ATAATCCTCGCCCATTGAAACATCTGTGTCGTCTGAAAATACGTAAACTCTTGGGGTTAAAGAGACTCCAGAACCTCTcatctgtgaagaagtttccaCTTCCACCAGTTCTCAAGAACTATATCCTATATAAAGAGTATGATCTATATGGAGAAGGGATACATTTagaatag
- the ASB15 gene encoding ankyrin repeat and SOCS box protein 15 isoform X2 gives MHEAAKQGRKDLVALLLKNGGNVNLKDGYGVTPLGVAAEYGHCEVLEHLIHKGGDVQAVADDGSSILFDAAGGGNPDCIALLLEYGGSGNVPNRAGLLPIHKAAFEGHYLALKYLIPVTSQTAIQKSGLSPVHSAADGQNSQCLELLIENGFDVNTLLAEHMSDSYDDERKTALYFAVSNNDILCTEILLKAGANPNKDPLNCLLVAVRAGNHEIVRLLLSYGANVNCYFMLVNDTHFPSAIQYALNDEVMLRLLLNHGYNVEMCFDCMHQDIFGNSFVWSTPEEDILPGWTSSVIKDNPFCDFIAVPWLKHLAGKVVRVFIDYMDYVPLCTKIKLVLETQKEWTEIRQILDNPRPLKHLCRLKIRKLLGLKRLQNLSSVKKFPLPPVLKNYILYKEYDLYGEGIHLE, from the exons ATGCATGAAGCTGCAAAACAGGGACGCAAGGACCTTGTTGCTCTTCTTCTGAAGAATGGTGGAAATGTGAACCTTAAGGATGGATATGGAGTAACACCATTAGGTGTTGCTGCTGAGTATGGCCACTGTGAAGTGCTGGAGCATCTTATTCATAAAG GTGGAGATGTCCAGGCTGTAGCAGATGATGGTTCATCAATACTGTTTGATGCAGCCGGAGGAGGTAATCCAGACTGCATTGCCCTTCTCTTGGAATATGGAGGAAGCGGCAACGTGCCTAACAGGGCAGGACTGCTTCCCATACACAAAGCAGCTTTTGAGGGGCATTACCT ggCTCTGAAGTATCTCATTCCGGTCACATCCCAAACTGCAATCCAGAAAAGTGGGTTAAGCCCTGTTCACTCAGCAGCAGATGGCCAGAATTCACAGTGTCTAGAGCTCCTCATTGAAAATGGTTTTGATGTCAATACTCTCTTGGCTGAACACATGTCAGATAGTTACGATGACGAAAGGAAAACTGCACTTTATTTTGCTGTCTCTAACAATGACATTCTTTGTACCGAGATATTGCTCAAAGCAGGGGCAAATCCGAACAAGGATCCTTTAAACTGCCTCCTTGTGGCAGTGAGAGCTGGCAACCATGAAATTGTAAGGCTGCTCCTGTCCTACGGAGCAAATGTCAATTGCTACTTTATGTTGGTTAATGACACGCATTTCCCCAGTGCCATTCAGTACGCTTTGAATGACGAGGTGATGCTGAGGCTGTTGCTCAATCACGGATATAATGTGGAGATGTGTTTTGACTGTATGCATCAAGATATCTTTGGAAATTCTTTTGTGTGGTCAACTCCAGAGGAAGATATTCTCCCTGGGTGGACTTCTTCTGTAATAAAGGACAATCCA ttctGTGACTTTATTGCTGTTCCTTGGTTGAAACATTTGGCAGGAAAAGTGGTTCGTGTTTTTATAGATTACATGGATTATGTTCCTCTATGCACAAAAATTAAGCTTGTCTTAGAGACACAGAAAGAATGGACAGAGATACGTCAGATATTGG ATAATCCTCGCCCATTGAAACATCTGTGTCGTCTGAAAATACGTAAACTCTTGGGGTTAAAGAGACTCCAGAACCTCTcatctgtgaagaagtttccaCTTCCACCAGTTCTCAAGAACTATATCCTATATAAAGAGTATGATCTATATGGAGAAGGGATACATTTagaatag